The proteins below come from a single Tachysurus fulvidraco isolate hzauxx_2018 chromosome 26, HZAU_PFXX_2.0, whole genome shotgun sequence genomic window:
- the pou2f3 gene encoding POU domain, class 2, transcription factor 3 isoform X2 translates to MSTEAVEQRDPQHEHAEIEQNGIDFTRQIKTEDLNDSPHSASSHKTCHLTQGSPVPTGQLPGDLPSLHSLPQLVLMPGSHLSSSSPFLLSQAQTGHQALLQPNLLSLPSQSQPSLLQHQPGLALTPQFISAQGMGRTGLAGSSMDGHLDMPHLQVPKHVGASQQDEPSDLEELEQFAKSFKQRRIKLGFTQGDVGLAMGKLYGNDFSQTTISRFEALNLSFKNMCKLKPLLEKWLSDAENSPSDSMANPATLPPLMEGYGRKRKKRTSIETNIKLTLEKRFNDNPKPNSEEITLISEQLSMEKEVVRVWFCNRRQKEKRIYCPVANSPIKSHNYNSRLPASSRPFSPLASGVSSSSSPNSPSRGSSPNTMSSASSPLTSQGVNQSFNPTGSWYRWNTTAYHH, encoded by the exons ATGAGCACAGAAGCTGTCGAGCAGAGGGATCCTCAGCATGAACACGCAG AAATCGAACAAAATGGAATTGACTTCACAAGACAG ATAAAAACCGAGGACCTAAACGATTCCCCTCACTCTGCCTCATCACATAAGACATGTCACCTCACGCAGGGATCACCAGTTCCAACCGGACAGCTGCCTGGG GATTTGCCATCACTTCACTCACTTCCCCAGCTGGTCCTCATGCCTGGATCACATCTTTCCTCGTCTTCACCTTTCCTCCTCTCCCAGGCTCAGACCGGACATCAGG CTTTACTGCAGCCGAATCTCCTGTCCTTGCCCTCTCAGTCTCAGCCTAGTCTCCTGCAGCACCAGCCTGGACTGGCCCTTACACCTCAG TTTATATCTGCACAGGGAATGGGTCGAACAGGCTTGGCTGGGTCCTCCATGGATGGACACTTGGACATGCCTCACTTACAGGTGCCTAAGCACGTGGGCGCTTCTCAGCAGGACGAGCCAAGTGACCTGGAGGAGCTGGAGCAGTTTGCCAAGTCTTTCAAACAAAGACGCATCAAGCTGGGCTTCACACAG GGAGATGTGGGTTTGGCTATGGGGAAGCTCTATGGAAATGATTTCAGTCAAACCACAATTTCCCGCTTTGAGGCTCTAAATCTCAGCTTTAAGAACATGTGCAAGCTCAAACCATTGCTGGAGAAGTGGCTCAGTGATGCAG AAAACTCACCCTCAGACTCAATGGCTAATCCTGCAACGCTACCACCTCTTATGGAAGGATAtgggaggaagagaaaaaagagaacgaGCATTGAGACCAACATCAAGCTCACACTGGAGAAACGCTTCAATGAT aaTCCCAAACCGAACTCTGAGGAGATCACTCTCATCTCGGAGCAGCTTTCCATGGAAAAGGAAGTGGTTCGGGTGTGGTTCTGCAACCGACGGCAGAAGGAGAAGAGGATTTATTGCCCAGTCGCCAACTCACCTATAAAATCGCACAACTACAATTCCAGACTG CCTGCATCTAGCAGACCATTCAGTCCTCTTGCTTCAGGAG TGTCAAGCAGCTCATCACCTAACAGCCCGAGTCGTGGCTCTTCTCCCAACACTATGTCTTCAGCCTCCAGTCCGCTGACATCACAGGGGGTCAATCAATCCTTCAATCCCACAGG ATCTTGGTATCGTTGGAACACTACTGCATATCACCACTGA
- the zgc:194948 gene encoding uroplakin-2 isoform X2 codes for MLVVLLIIGGLIPLIHAEDFPPSLLSIKDKVITGQFFDSLMLKLPSCFYAGQNVDLEYMNCDTNQSNIQSNVFTVPSCGSMSDPKGSTVLSRNIGYQLMNLKNGTRYKITYKIGNLSSSSVIATTRTVANYNEINLSFQGRSAAMLVITVLLSVAMFILLISIITSVFVSPSEQ; via the exons ATGCTGGTTGTACTCCTCATCATTGGGGGATTAATTCCTCTAATCCATGCAGAAG ATTTTCCACCTAGCTTGCTATCAATCAAAGACAAAGTTATCACAGGCCAATTCTTCGACTCGCTGATGCTAAAATTGCCTTCGTGCTTCTACGCTGGCCAGAACGTGGACCTGGAGTACATGAATTGCGACACCAATCAAAGTA ACATCCAGTCCAACGTTTTCACGGTTCCAAGCTGTGGCAGCATGAGCGATCCAAAAGGATCGACTGTATTAAGCCGAAACATCGGATACCAGCTGATGAACCTCAAAAATGGCACGCGGTACAA gATTACCTATAAGATTGGAAACCTCAGTAGCAGCTCTGTGATTGCAACTACAAGAACAG TTGCTAACTACAACGAAATCAATCTAAGCTTCCAAGGACGCAGTGCAGCGATGTTGGTGATCACAGTCCTTCTGTCCGTAGCTATGTTTATACTGCTAATCAGTATCATCACCAGTGTGTTCGTGTCCCCTTCTGAACAGTAA
- the zgc:194948 gene encoding uroplakin-2 isoform X1, with product MDVKTLKDTPRAEMLVVLLIIGGLIPLIHAEDFPPSLLSIKDKVITGQFFDSLMLKLPSCFYAGQNVDLEYMNCDTNQSNIQSNVFTVPSCGSMSDPKGSTVLSRNIGYQLMNLKNGTRYKITYKIGNLSSSSVIATTRTVANYNEINLSFQGRSAAMLVITVLLSVAMFILLISIITSVFVSPSEQ from the exons ATGGACG TAAAGACTCTCAAAGATACACCAAGGGCAGAGATGCTGGTTGTACTCCTCATCATTGGGGGATTAATTCCTCTAATCCATGCAGAAG ATTTTCCACCTAGCTTGCTATCAATCAAAGACAAAGTTATCACAGGCCAATTCTTCGACTCGCTGATGCTAAAATTGCCTTCGTGCTTCTACGCTGGCCAGAACGTGGACCTGGAGTACATGAATTGCGACACCAATCAAAGTA ACATCCAGTCCAACGTTTTCACGGTTCCAAGCTGTGGCAGCATGAGCGATCCAAAAGGATCGACTGTATTAAGCCGAAACATCGGATACCAGCTGATGAACCTCAAAAATGGCACGCGGTACAA gATTACCTATAAGATTGGAAACCTCAGTAGCAGCTCTGTGATTGCAACTACAAGAACAG TTGCTAACTACAACGAAATCAATCTAAGCTTCCAAGGACGCAGTGCAGCGATGTTGGTGATCACAGTCCTTCTGTCCGTAGCTATGTTTATACTGCTAATCAGTATCATCACCAGTGTGTTCGTGTCCCCTTCTGAACAGTAA
- the pou2f3 gene encoding POU domain, class 2, transcription factor 3 isoform X1, translating to MSTEAVEQRDPQHEHAEIEQNGIDFTRQIKTEDLNDSPHSASSHKTCHLTQGSPVPTGQLPGDLPSLHSLPQLVLMPGSHLSSSSPFLLSQAQTGHQALLQPNLLSLPSQSQPSLLQHQPGLALTPQFISAQGMGRTGLAGSSMDGHLDMPHLQVPKHVGASQQDEPSDLEELEQFAKSFKQRRIKLGFTQGDVGLAMGKLYGNDFSQTTISRFEALNLSFKNMCKLKPLLEKWLSDAENSPSDSMANPATLPPLMEGYGRKRKKRTSIETNIKLTLEKRFNDNPKPNSEEITLISEQLSMEKEVVRVWFCNRRQKEKRIYCPVANSPIKSHNYNSRLPASSRPFSPLASGGVSSSSSPNSPSRGSSPNTMSSASSPLTSQGVNQSFNPTGSWYRWNTTAYHH from the exons ATGAGCACAGAAGCTGTCGAGCAGAGGGATCCTCAGCATGAACACGCAG AAATCGAACAAAATGGAATTGACTTCACAAGACAG ATAAAAACCGAGGACCTAAACGATTCCCCTCACTCTGCCTCATCACATAAGACATGTCACCTCACGCAGGGATCACCAGTTCCAACCGGACAGCTGCCTGGG GATTTGCCATCACTTCACTCACTTCCCCAGCTGGTCCTCATGCCTGGATCACATCTTTCCTCGTCTTCACCTTTCCTCCTCTCCCAGGCTCAGACCGGACATCAGG CTTTACTGCAGCCGAATCTCCTGTCCTTGCCCTCTCAGTCTCAGCCTAGTCTCCTGCAGCACCAGCCTGGACTGGCCCTTACACCTCAG TTTATATCTGCACAGGGAATGGGTCGAACAGGCTTGGCTGGGTCCTCCATGGATGGACACTTGGACATGCCTCACTTACAGGTGCCTAAGCACGTGGGCGCTTCTCAGCAGGACGAGCCAAGTGACCTGGAGGAGCTGGAGCAGTTTGCCAAGTCTTTCAAACAAAGACGCATCAAGCTGGGCTTCACACAG GGAGATGTGGGTTTGGCTATGGGGAAGCTCTATGGAAATGATTTCAGTCAAACCACAATTTCCCGCTTTGAGGCTCTAAATCTCAGCTTTAAGAACATGTGCAAGCTCAAACCATTGCTGGAGAAGTGGCTCAGTGATGCAG AAAACTCACCCTCAGACTCAATGGCTAATCCTGCAACGCTACCACCTCTTATGGAAGGATAtgggaggaagagaaaaaagagaacgaGCATTGAGACCAACATCAAGCTCACACTGGAGAAACGCTTCAATGAT aaTCCCAAACCGAACTCTGAGGAGATCACTCTCATCTCGGAGCAGCTTTCCATGGAAAAGGAAGTGGTTCGGGTGTGGTTCTGCAACCGACGGCAGAAGGAGAAGAGGATTTATTGCCCAGTCGCCAACTCACCTATAAAATCGCACAACTACAATTCCAGACTG CCTGCATCTAGCAGACCATTCAGTCCTCTTGCTTCAGGAGGTG TGTCAAGCAGCTCATCACCTAACAGCCCGAGTCGTGGCTCTTCTCCCAACACTATGTCTTCAGCCTCCAGTCCGCTGACATCACAGGGGGTCAATCAATCCTTCAATCCCACAGG ATCTTGGTATCGTTGGAACACTACTGCATATCACCACTGA
- the pou2f3 gene encoding POU domain, class 2, transcription factor 3 isoform X3 translates to MSTEAVEQRDPQHEHAEIEQNGIDFTRQIKTEDLNDSPHSASSHKTCHLTQGSPVPTGQLPGDLPSLHSLPQLVLMPGSHLSSSSPFLLSQAQTGHQALLQPNLLSLPSQSQPSLLQHQPGLALTPQGMGRTGLAGSSMDGHLDMPHLQVPKHVGASQQDEPSDLEELEQFAKSFKQRRIKLGFTQGDVGLAMGKLYGNDFSQTTISRFEALNLSFKNMCKLKPLLEKWLSDAENSPSDSMANPATLPPLMEGYGRKRKKRTSIETNIKLTLEKRFNDNPKPNSEEITLISEQLSMEKEVVRVWFCNRRQKEKRIYCPVANSPIKSHNYNSRLPASSRPFSPLASGGVSSSSSPNSPSRGSSPNTMSSASSPLTSQGVNQSFNPTGSWYRWNTTAYHH, encoded by the exons ATGAGCACAGAAGCTGTCGAGCAGAGGGATCCTCAGCATGAACACGCAG AAATCGAACAAAATGGAATTGACTTCACAAGACAG ATAAAAACCGAGGACCTAAACGATTCCCCTCACTCTGCCTCATCACATAAGACATGTCACCTCACGCAGGGATCACCAGTTCCAACCGGACAGCTGCCTGGG GATTTGCCATCACTTCACTCACTTCCCCAGCTGGTCCTCATGCCTGGATCACATCTTTCCTCGTCTTCACCTTTCCTCCTCTCCCAGGCTCAGACCGGACATCAGG CTTTACTGCAGCCGAATCTCCTGTCCTTGCCCTCTCAGTCTCAGCCTAGTCTCCTGCAGCACCAGCCTGGACTGGCCCTTACACCTCAG GGAATGGGTCGAACAGGCTTGGCTGGGTCCTCCATGGATGGACACTTGGACATGCCTCACTTACAGGTGCCTAAGCACGTGGGCGCTTCTCAGCAGGACGAGCCAAGTGACCTGGAGGAGCTGGAGCAGTTTGCCAAGTCTTTCAAACAAAGACGCATCAAGCTGGGCTTCACACAG GGAGATGTGGGTTTGGCTATGGGGAAGCTCTATGGAAATGATTTCAGTCAAACCACAATTTCCCGCTTTGAGGCTCTAAATCTCAGCTTTAAGAACATGTGCAAGCTCAAACCATTGCTGGAGAAGTGGCTCAGTGATGCAG AAAACTCACCCTCAGACTCAATGGCTAATCCTGCAACGCTACCACCTCTTATGGAAGGATAtgggaggaagagaaaaaagagaacgaGCATTGAGACCAACATCAAGCTCACACTGGAGAAACGCTTCAATGAT aaTCCCAAACCGAACTCTGAGGAGATCACTCTCATCTCGGAGCAGCTTTCCATGGAAAAGGAAGTGGTTCGGGTGTGGTTCTGCAACCGACGGCAGAAGGAGAAGAGGATTTATTGCCCAGTCGCCAACTCACCTATAAAATCGCACAACTACAATTCCAGACTG CCTGCATCTAGCAGACCATTCAGTCCTCTTGCTTCAGGAGGTG TGTCAAGCAGCTCATCACCTAACAGCCCGAGTCGTGGCTCTTCTCCCAACACTATGTCTTCAGCCTCCAGTCCGCTGACATCACAGGGGGTCAATCAATCCTTCAATCCCACAGG ATCTTGGTATCGTTGGAACACTACTGCATATCACCACTGA